A single window of Constrictibacter sp. MBR-5 DNA harbors:
- the hypF gene encoding carbamoyltransferase HypF, with product MRTQDLRRRLRIEIEGDVQGVGFRPFAWRTATGLAIGGFVSNTNRGVLIEAESTDAGITDFLRAIEDDPPPHAVVRGVTVSELSPVGATVFEIRGSIATADARPSIAPDLATCAACVAEMFDPGNRRHRYPFINCTQCGPRYSILRATPYDRANTTMRGFALCEACAAEYGDPHDRRFHAQPNACPICGPQLALWHPDGREAGRQDAALLAAADAVRDGAILALKGLGGFQLVVDARNEDAVARLRTRKRRARKPFAVMFPDIDAAGAVCSLPTAERALLLGAAAPILLVARRCGAGDALAHSVAPHNPRLGIMLPYTGLHHLLMHALRFPVVATSGNLSGECIVFDEREALHRLGGLADLFLVHDRPIARPLDDSVSQMALGREMVLRRARGHVPRPIRIDPPPATLAVGGHLKNCVAAAVGESAILSQHVGDLGSASAASAFAAAVNDVQMLGGARAERVMRDVHPDYASTRFALNCGLPTVAVQHHLAHVMACVAEHRMPLPVLGIAWDGTGAGGDGTVWGGEFLLAAPGGWQRVASFRPFPLPGGEAAVREPRRAALGLLTDLLGDALWERHDLLPVCSFTARERAVIRRMLDRGLNTPRSSSAGRLLDALSSILGLCQCNDFEGEAAIALESAASGLSAPGYPFDIIEGDVLRLDWRPMLVTVLNDVEAGRPVGAIAAAAQTTLCDMAVAVARRVGEQRVALGGGCFQNRRLLEGVVTGLGAAGIEARWPQQVPPNDGGLALGQLRWAVESIGMEAN from the coding sequence ATGCGCACGCAGGATCTGCGACGGCGCCTCCGCATCGAAATCGAGGGGGACGTGCAAGGCGTGGGTTTCAGGCCGTTCGCGTGGCGTACCGCGACCGGCCTCGCCATCGGCGGGTTCGTCTCCAATACGAACCGTGGCGTGCTCATCGAAGCCGAGAGCACGGATGCCGGAATCACCGACTTCCTCCGCGCGATCGAAGATGACCCACCACCGCATGCCGTCGTGCGCGGCGTCACGGTGTCCGAACTTTCTCCCGTCGGTGCGACTGTCTTCGAAATCCGCGGCAGCATCGCGACGGCCGACGCGCGACCGTCGATCGCTCCGGATCTCGCGACCTGCGCGGCATGCGTCGCTGAGATGTTCGATCCCGGCAATCGACGCCATCGCTACCCGTTCATCAACTGCACACAATGCGGACCGCGCTACAGCATTCTGCGTGCCACCCCCTATGACCGCGCCAACACGACGATGCGCGGCTTCGCCCTCTGCGAGGCGTGCGCCGCCGAATATGGCGACCCGCACGACAGACGCTTCCACGCTCAACCCAATGCCTGCCCGATCTGTGGACCGCAATTGGCGCTTTGGCACCCGGACGGGCGAGAGGCGGGCAGACAAGATGCCGCTCTCCTCGCAGCCGCGGACGCCGTGCGCGACGGCGCGATCCTCGCCCTGAAGGGGCTGGGCGGATTCCAGCTCGTCGTCGATGCGCGCAACGAGGACGCGGTCGCACGGCTGCGTACCCGGAAGCGCCGGGCGCGCAAGCCGTTCGCCGTCATGTTCCCGGATATCGACGCGGCGGGCGCTGTCTGTTCACTCCCCACCGCCGAACGCGCCCTGCTGCTCGGGGCTGCGGCGCCGATCCTGCTGGTGGCGCGGCGGTGCGGTGCCGGCGACGCGTTGGCACACTCGGTCGCCCCGCATAATCCGCGCCTCGGCATCATGCTGCCATATACGGGACTGCACCACCTGTTGATGCACGCATTGCGATTCCCCGTCGTCGCGACAAGCGGCAACCTTTCGGGGGAGTGCATCGTCTTCGATGAAAGGGAGGCGCTGCATAGGCTCGGCGGCCTCGCCGACCTGTTCCTGGTTCACGATCGGCCGATCGCGCGGCCTTTGGACGATTCCGTCAGCCAGATGGCACTCGGGCGGGAGATGGTGCTGCGGCGCGCGCGGGGCCACGTCCCCAGGCCGATCCGTATCGACCCGCCGCCGGCCACGCTCGCCGTGGGCGGGCACCTGAAGAACTGCGTCGCAGCCGCCGTCGGGGAGTCGGCGATCCTCAGCCAGCATGTCGGCGACCTCGGCTCGGCATCGGCGGCATCGGCCTTTGCCGCTGCCGTGAACGACGTGCAGATGCTCGGCGGCGCACGGGCGGAGCGCGTGATGAGAGATGTCCACCCCGACTATGCGAGTACCCGCTTCGCGCTGAACTGCGGATTGCCGACAGTGGCCGTACAGCATCACCTCGCTCATGTCATGGCCTGCGTCGCCGAGCATCGAATGCCGCTGCCCGTCCTGGGGATAGCCTGGGACGGCACGGGCGCCGGCGGCGACGGGACCGTCTGGGGCGGCGAGTTCCTTCTGGCCGCACCCGGCGGGTGGCAGCGGGTAGCGTCGTTCCGTCCCTTCCCGCTGCCCGGCGGCGAGGCCGCCGTACGGGAACCGCGGCGTGCGGCGCTCGGGCTTCTGACCGACCTCCTCGGCGACGCCCTGTGGGAGCGTCACGACCTGTTGCCGGTCTGCAGCTTCACGGCCAGGGAACGGGCGGTGATCCGCCGGATGCTCGACCGCGGCCTGAACACGCCGCGCTCGTCCAGCGCGGGGCGGCTGCTGGATGCGCTTTCGAGCATCCTGGGGCTCTGCCAGTGCAACGACTTCGAAGGCGAGGCCGCGATAGCCCTCGAGTCTGCCGCATCGGGCCTCTCGGCGCCCGGCTACCCCTTCGACATCATCGAGGGAGACGTGCTCCGCCTGGACTGGCGCCCGATGCTAGTGACGGTCCTGAACGACGTCGAGGCGGGACGGCCGGTCGGCGCGATCGCCGCCGCGGCGCAGACGACGCTGTGCGACATGGCGGTCGCGGTGGCGCGGCGCGTCGGCGAGCAGCGGGTCGCCCTGGGTGGCGGTTGCTTCCAGAACCGGCGCCTCCTCGAAGGCGTCGTGACCGGACTGGGCGCCGCTGGGATCGAAGCTCGCTGGCCGCAGCAGGTGCCGCCGAACGATGGCGGACTGGCGCTCGGTCAGCTTCGATGGGCGGTCGAGTCGATCGGAATGGAGGCGAACTGA
- the hypD gene encoding hydrogenase formation protein HypD, whose protein sequence is MKYVDEYRTADAAKRYAEAIARAVTRPWTIMEVCGGQTHAIVRFGLDQMLPPGLSLLHGPGCPVCVTPAAAIDQAIAVAMTPGAILCSFGDMVRVPGTGGSLLDARARGGDVRVLYSPLDALAVARAAPEREVVFFAVGFETTAPATAMLVLQAERAGLRNLSLLVSHVLVPPAIEAILAAPDNRVQGFLAAGHVCTVMGVEAYGPIARNRRVPIVVTGFEPLDLLQGIHMCVRQLEAGRCEVENQYSRTVRPEGNPAARRAVDTVFEIVTVSWRGIGAIAQSGLALSRDYTAFDARGRFALQKPIAAEDPICIAGDVLRGRRLPHQCPAYAVRCTPDHPLGAPMVSSEGACAAYFRYRDGAAAARAVQG, encoded by the coding sequence GTGAAATATGTCGACGAGTACCGGACAGCGGACGCGGCGAAACGCTATGCCGAGGCCATCGCCCGCGCGGTGACGCGGCCATGGACGATCATGGAGGTGTGTGGCGGGCAGACGCATGCGATCGTCCGGTTCGGCCTGGACCAGATGCTGCCGCCCGGGCTGTCGCTGCTGCACGGCCCCGGCTGTCCGGTCTGCGTCACGCCGGCGGCGGCAATCGATCAGGCGATTGCCGTCGCCATGACGCCGGGTGCGATCCTCTGCTCCTTCGGCGACATGGTTCGCGTGCCGGGAACGGGCGGAAGCCTGCTCGACGCGCGAGCCCGTGGCGGGGACGTGCGCGTCCTCTACTCGCCGCTCGACGCGCTGGCCGTCGCGCGCGCCGCGCCTGAACGCGAAGTGGTGTTCTTCGCTGTCGGTTTCGAAACGACCGCGCCCGCGACGGCGATGCTCGTCCTTCAGGCGGAACGCGCAGGCCTGCGGAACCTGTCGCTGCTCGTGTCGCACGTGCTGGTGCCGCCGGCCATCGAAGCGATCCTGGCGGCGCCGGACAATCGGGTGCAGGGCTTTCTGGCCGCGGGGCACGTCTGCACGGTGATGGGCGTCGAAGCCTATGGACCAATCGCCCGGAACCGGCGTGTTCCCATCGTGGTCACCGGGTTCGAACCACTCGATCTGCTCCAGGGCATCCACATGTGCGTCCGCCAACTCGAGGCTGGCCGATGCGAGGTCGAGAACCAGTACAGCCGCACTGTCAGACCAGAGGGGAATCCTGCTGCCCGCCGTGCCGTCGACACGGTCTTCGAGATCGTCACCGTCTCCTGGCGTGGCATCGGCGCCATCGCACAAAGCGGATTGGCTCTCAGCCGGGACTACACGGCTTTCGACGCGCGGGGTCGTTTCGCGCTCCAGAAGCCGATCGCGGCCGAGGATCCGATTTGTATCGCAGGTGATGTGCTGCGTGGTCGACGTCTGCCGCACCAATGTCCCGCCTATGCCGTCCGCTGCACGCCCGATCATCCCCTGGGCGCACCGATGGTGTCGTCCGAAGGTGCCTGCGCGGCCTATTTCCGCTATCGCGACGGCGCGGCGGCGGCACGCGCAGTGCAGGGATAA
- a CDS encoding HypC/HybG/HupF family hydrogenase formation chaperone → MCLALPGLLLEMRGDDPLTTVGRVSFNGIVREVSLGFLPEARIGDYVVVHAGIALSVVDAEEAARVFRELGLLGEAAS, encoded by the coding sequence ATGTGCCTCGCGCTGCCTGGGCTGCTGCTGGAGATGCGCGGTGACGACCCGCTGACGACCGTCGGGCGGGTCTCGTTCAATGGTATCGTGCGCGAGGTGAGCCTCGGCTTCCTGCCCGAAGCGAGGATCGGCGACTATGTCGTCGTCCATGCGGGCATCGCGTTGTCGGTGGTGGACGCGGAAGAGGCGGCGCGCGTGTTTCGCGAACTCGGCCTGCTCGGCGAGGCGGCATCGTGA